The proteins below are encoded in one region of Winogradskyella helgolandensis:
- the dapA gene encoding 4-hydroxy-tetrahydrodipicolinate synthase, whose product MTKFIGTGVALITPFNADLTIDFDALERLVEYNIANGTDYLVISGTTGESVTVTPEEKKQLITFISKINNGRLPLVLGIGGNNTASVISEIEATDFSGIAGVLSVSPYYSKPTQEGIYQHFKAIAAVTPKPIILYNVPGRTSSNMSPKTTLRLAKDFDNIVAVKEAGNNVHQYLELLRTKPEDFLVLSGDDDLALGVALAGGSGVISVIGQALPKEFSEMMRLGIAGKAKEAYNIHFKLMPITGLIFSENNPSGIKAVLSALNISKPHVRLPLVEATDQLKETIKSELKILGKS is encoded by the coding sequence ATGACCAAATTTATAGGAACTGGTGTGGCATTGATTACACCTTTTAACGCAGACTTAACTATCGATTTTGATGCGTTAGAGCGATTGGTAGAATATAACATTGCTAACGGTACAGACTATTTAGTAATAAGTGGTACAACAGGAGAAAGTGTAACGGTTACACCAGAAGAGAAGAAACAATTAATTACGTTTATTTCTAAAATTAATAACGGAAGATTACCATTGGTTTTAGGAATAGGAGGAAATAATACGGCTAGTGTTATTAGTGAAATTGAAGCGACAGATTTTTCAGGTATTGCTGGTGTTTTGTCAGTATCTCCTTATTATAGTAAACCAACTCAAGAAGGTATTTACCAACATTTTAAAGCCATTGCAGCAGTAACACCAAAACCAATTATTTTATATAATGTTCCTGGTAGAACGTCATCTAATATGTCACCTAAAACAACGCTGAGGTTAGCAAAAGACTTTGATAATATCGTTGCAGTTAAGGAAGCAGGTAATAATGTCCACCAATATTTAGAGTTATTAAGAACTAAACCTGAAGACTTTTTAGTGCTCTCTGGTGATGATGATTTAGCTCTGGGAGTTGCCTTAGCTGGTGGGTCTGGTGTTATTTCTGTTATTGGACAAGCCTTACCAAAAGAGTTTTCTGAAATGATGCGTTTAGGAATAGCAGGTAAAGCTAAGGAAGCTTATAATATTCATTTTAAGTTAATGCCAATTACAGGACTTATATTTTCTGAAAATAATCCTTCAGGAATCAAAGCTGTTTTAAGTGCGTTAAATATTTCAAAACCACACGTGCGTTTACCACTTGTGGAAGCTACAGATCAATTAAAGGAAACTATTAAATCTGAACTAAAAATTCTAGGAAAAAGTTAA
- a CDS encoding enoyl-ACP reductase FabI, producing MSYNLLKGKKGIIFGALDENSIAWKTAIRVHEEGGTFVLTNAPVSIRMGQIDELAKQTGSQIIPADATSEEDLQNLVEQSMEILGGKIDFVLHSIGMSINVRKGKHYTDQNYAWTQKGTDVSAMSFHKVMQTLYKADAMNEWGSIVALTYMAAQRVFPDYNDMADNKAYLESVARSFGYFFGRDKKVRVNTISQSPTPTTAGTGVKGFDGFIAYSEKMSPLGNATAMDCANYTITLFSDLTKRVTLQNLYNDGGFSNMGVSDAVMETFVENQ from the coding sequence ATGTCATACAACTTACTAAAAGGAAAGAAAGGAATCATATTTGGAGCTTTAGATGAAAATTCTATTGCTTGGAAAACGGCAATCCGTGTTCACGAAGAAGGTGGTACGTTTGTATTAACCAACGCACCTGTTTCTATACGAATGGGCCAAATAGATGAATTAGCAAAGCAGACAGGTTCTCAAATTATTCCTGCAGATGCAACTTCTGAAGAAGATTTACAAAACCTAGTAGAGCAATCTATGGAAATCTTAGGAGGTAAAATTGATTTTGTTTTACATTCTATAGGGATGTCTATAAACGTTAGAAAAGGAAAACATTATACCGATCAAAATTATGCTTGGACGCAAAAAGGAACCGATGTTTCTGCGATGTCGTTTCATAAAGTGATGCAAACGCTTTACAAAGCAGATGCTATGAATGAATGGGGAAGTATTGTAGCCTTAACCTATATGGCAGCGCAGCGGGTTTTTCCAGATTATAATGATATGGCAGATAACAAAGCCTATTTAGAAAGTGTTGCACGGAGTTTTGGGTATTTCTTTGGTCGAGATAAAAAAGTACGTGTGAATACCATTTCACAATCGCCAACACCAACAACTGCTGGCACTGGAGTAAAGGGCTTTGATGGTTTTATTGCATATTCAGAAAAAATGTCTCCTTTAGGAAATGCGACAGCTATGGACTGCGCAAATTATACCATTACGTTGTTTAGTGATTTAACCAAACGTGTAACGCTTCAAAACCTTTATAACGATGGAGGCTTTAGTAACATGGGAGTCAGTGATGCAGTTATGGAAACTTTTGTAGAAAATCAATAA
- the recN gene encoding DNA repair protein RecN has translation MLTSLHIKNYALIDELNVSFNNGLTIITGETGAGKSILLGGLSLVLGKRADLSQVKNTAEKCIIEAVFDIANYDLKTLFLTLDLDYDVQTIIRREILPSGKSRAFINDTPVTLESLVALSSYLIDIHSQQQTQQLTQDDYQFKVIDALADNKSNLEDFSKQLGAYKILRKALVELKSSKAELIKEYDYNLFLSNELNEINLDKINLEDLETQYEELNNVEVIGEKLSSAKAILSEENLGVIDQINSVKQELSKIASFGKPYEVLKERIISVGIELDDILIEIDSLEDNLTTDPQELERINSKLQIINNLFQKHSVSEIEDLIGIKKDLQLKIDNTESLDQSILDKEQEILKANDKLNQIALKINKNRKKVIPVFVSKLEAILSDLGMPNAKFKVELEPTEQFTKNGKDSLQFLFMANKGSSFNELKKSASGGELSRIMLAIKSILAEYIQLPSIMFDEIDTGVSGEISNKMGDIMKQMSNSMQVFSITHLPQIAAKGNSHFKVFKTDIEDITHTQLKKLNEDERIVEIAQMLGGLTITDSAMAHAKQLLN, from the coding sequence TTGTTAACATCACTTCATATAAAAAATTACGCACTCATTGATGAGTTAAACGTGTCATTTAATAATGGTTTAACTATTATTACAGGCGAAACAGGAGCTGGTAAATCTATCTTATTAGGTGGTTTATCTTTAGTTTTAGGGAAACGTGCCGACTTAAGTCAGGTGAAAAACACTGCCGAAAAATGTATTATTGAAGCCGTTTTCGATATTGCGAATTACGATTTAAAGACGCTATTTCTAACTTTGGATTTAGATTATGATGTACAGACTATTATTAGAAGAGAGATTTTACCTTCCGGAAAATCTAGAGCCTTCATTAATGATACACCTGTAACCTTAGAGAGTTTGGTGGCTTTGAGTAGTTATCTAATAGATATTCATTCACAACAGCAAACCCAACAGTTAACACAAGACGATTATCAGTTTAAAGTTATAGATGCTTTGGCGGATAATAAATCGAATTTAGAAGATTTCTCTAAGCAATTAGGTGCTTATAAAATACTTCGTAAAGCTTTAGTTGAATTAAAATCATCTAAAGCCGAATTGATAAAAGAGTACGACTATAACCTGTTTCTCTCTAATGAATTAAATGAAATTAATTTAGATAAAATAAATCTTGAAGACTTAGAAACGCAGTACGAAGAACTTAATAATGTAGAAGTCATAGGAGAAAAGCTAAGTAGTGCGAAAGCCATTTTAAGTGAAGAAAATCTTGGTGTAATAGATCAGATAAATTCAGTAAAACAAGAGTTATCTAAAATTGCTAGTTTTGGTAAACCTTATGAAGTATTAAAAGAACGTATTATAAGCGTAGGAATTGAATTAGATGATATACTCATTGAAATTGATAGTCTTGAAGACAACCTTACTACAGATCCTCAAGAATTAGAACGCATCAATAGCAAACTTCAAATTATAAATAACTTATTCCAAAAGCATTCGGTTTCAGAAATAGAAGACTTAATAGGAATTAAAAAGGATTTACAATTAAAGATTGATAATACAGAAAGTTTAGATCAATCGATATTAGATAAAGAACAGGAGATTTTAAAAGCAAATGATAAACTAAATCAAATTGCTTTAAAGATAAATAAAAATAGAAAAAAAGTAATTCCTGTTTTTGTTTCAAAATTAGAAGCAATACTGTCAGACTTAGGGATGCCAAATGCCAAGTTTAAGGTTGAATTAGAACCCACAGAGCAGTTTACTAAAAACGGAAAAGATAGCTTGCAGTTTTTATTTATGGCCAATAAAGGCTCTAGTTTTAATGAGCTGAAAAAGTCAGCTTCAGGTGGAGAATTATCGCGTATAATGTTAGCTATTAAATCTATTTTAGCGGAATACATTCAGTTACCATCAATAATGTTCGATGAAATAGATACTGGAGTTTCAGGTGAGATTTCTAATAAAATGGGAGACATTATGAAGCAAATGAGTAATAGTATGCAAGTATTTTCTATTACACATCTACCGCAAATAGCAGCGAAAGGCAATTCGCATTTCAAAGTATTTAAAACCGATATTGAAGATATAACACATACGCAGCTCAAAAAACTTAATGAGGATGAGCGTATTGTAGAAATCGCACAAATGCTAGGTGGTTTAACCATTACAGATTCTGCTATGGCGCATGCGAAGCAATTATTGAATTAA
- a CDS encoding outer membrane protein assembly factor BamD, with protein MKRGLYILLISILFISCTDFQKTLKSEDTAKKFEMATELYDAEKWNKSYRLLDQILQQYRGKPQAEKITFMHAMCSYKLKDYYIASFHFDKFTDVYPQSEKAEEAAFLAAKGYYHNSPVYSKEQKETIEAIEKLQLFVNQYPESEYLGEANELVKELDFKLQKKSFEIAKQYNTISEYKASIKAFNNFMLEFPGATLRNEAFYYRFDSAYNLAILSVDYLKEERINEAIAFYKALQKAYPNSERMEAATIMNEELQQQLNTLTTKS; from the coding sequence ATGAAAAGAGGACTTTACATATTACTTATCAGTATTCTATTTATTTCTTGTACTGACTTTCAGAAAACATTAAAATCTGAAGATACAGCCAAGAAATTTGAAATGGCAACAGAATTATATGACGCTGAAAAGTGGAATAAATCTTATAGATTGTTGGATCAAATTCTTCAACAATATAGAGGTAAACCACAGGCTGAAAAAATTACATTTATGCACGCTATGTGTTCTTATAAGTTAAAGGACTATTATATTGCAAGTTTTCATTTTGATAAATTTACAGATGTTTATCCTCAAAGTGAAAAAGCAGAAGAGGCAGCATTTTTAGCAGCTAAAGGGTATTATCATAATTCCCCTGTGTATTCTAAAGAACAGAAAGAGACGATTGAAGCAATAGAGAAATTACAATTATTTGTAAACCAATATCCAGAATCAGAGTATTTAGGTGAGGCTAATGAATTGGTTAAAGAATTAGATTTTAAATTGCAGAAAAAATCTTTTGAAATAGCAAAACAATACAACACAATTAGTGAGTATAAAGCGTCTATTAAAGCGTTTAATAATTTTATGCTCGAGTTTCCAGGAGCTACTTTAAGAAATGAAGCTTTTTATTACAGATTTGATTCAGCTTACAATTTAGCAATATTAAGTGTTGATTATTTGAAAGAAGAACGTATAAATGAAGCTATAGCTTTCTATAAAGCTTTACAAAAAGCATATCCAAATTCAGAGCGAATGGAAGCGGCTACGATAATGAATGAAGAATTACAACAACAATTAAATACCTTGACTACTAAAAGTTAA
- a CDS encoding T9SS-dependent choice-of-anchor J family protein: MKKITLMLFALVAVCWQSNAQFAESFDTEIPATWTVLNEDTGSNTWVHVTSYPQAGAGHARIQWESVAHQDYLITPQFTVTSGTSDRVSFYAGTDGIYFTETFEVKVSTTGTAAADFTDLIASETAETSAADGDYTYYEYDLSAYNGSDIYVAIVATDTDRYYLAVDEFVNDALPSCLKPISLSASVVNATEAELSWTESGASTVWDIEIVDVTASETVTGVATATSVSNPYTAMGLTEGNDYEFYVRTDCGTDGISAWAGPFAWSQNVPPANDECGAAIALTVNEDLDCAAVTSGTVLAATDSGVDTCGGTEDDDVWYSFVATADKHRVSLINIAGSTTDMYHAVYDATVGCGALEDAIRCNDGNTSNLTDLVIGNTYLVQVYTWTSNPGQTSTFDICVGTPCLAEAGTLTADEASVVLAGTATISATANGDMFVPTDYEVTYVLTSGASLLIEQTSATPSFVVDAIGDYTIHTLVAETSDDMDSNYVDLSVIELGVTTGADVLALFSSGDICADLDAVGASISVNDGSEMDFNNVQWVTDGTTGSDVSLTVGVTTPITVFAKGYEAGVTDAEGQGAGVECWIAINDENTDPSTWDNALWQVATFEGDAGTSDDQYEYTTSTTPVGTNYVAARWRLNNAGFTYAGYNGTWDGTTNISVELVVEPIANDDCAGAQVLTVENEIADLASATQVAGSIAAATDSGVSACAGNANDDVWFSFVATSTDINIDVTDDFDGVVEVFSGACGSLVAIECDDYDGPSYNPSISRTDFVVGETYFLRVHNYYAAVSTAPDFTIALWSSEEVLGINDFETEAAFSYYPNPVKNTLSLNAQNTIEQVAMYNMLGQEVLRVIPNTVDSDLDMSHLQTGTYFVKVTIANVTKTIRVIKQ; encoded by the coding sequence ATGAAAAAAATTACATTAATGTTATTTGCATTGGTTGCCGTTTGCTGGCAGTCTAATGCGCAATTTGCCGAAAGTTTTGATACAGAAATTCCAGCTACATGGACAGTATTAAATGAAGATACTGGTTCAAATACTTGGGTACATGTAACAAGTTATCCACAAGCAGGAGCTGGACATGCAAGAATTCAATGGGAATCTGTAGCTCATCAAGATTATTTAATCACTCCACAGTTTACAGTAACAAGTGGCACCAGTGATCGCGTTAGTTTTTATGCAGGAACCGATGGTATTTACTTCACAGAAACTTTTGAAGTAAAGGTGTCTACGACAGGTACTGCAGCTGCAGACTTTACTGATTTAATTGCTAGTGAAACGGCTGAAACATCAGCAGCAGATGGCGACTACACGTACTATGAATACGATTTGTCGGCATATAATGGTTCTGATATTTATGTAGCTATAGTTGCTACTGATACAGATAGGTATTATCTTGCCGTAGATGAGTTTGTAAATGACGCACTTCCTAGTTGCTTGAAACCTATAAGTTTAAGTGCGTCAGTTGTAAACGCAACTGAAGCTGAATTATCTTGGACTGAGAGTGGGGCGTCAACAGTATGGGACATTGAAATTGTAGATGTAACAGCAAGTGAGACTGTAACTGGTGTAGCTACAGCAACAAGTGTAAGCAATCCTTATACAGCTATGGGACTTACTGAAGGCAATGATTATGAGTTTTATGTAAGAACTGATTGTGGTACAGACGGCATTAGTGCATGGGCTGGTCCTTTTGCTTGGTCTCAAAATGTTCCACCAGCAAATGACGAGTGTGGAGCTGCAATAGCTTTAACGGTTAATGAAGATTTAGACTGTGCAGCTGTAACAAGTGGTACTGTTTTAGCAGCTACTGACTCGGGAGTTGATACTTGCGGTGGAACAGAAGATGATGATGTTTGGTATAGTTTTGTTGCTACTGCAGATAAGCATAGAGTTTCCTTAATAAATATTGCAGGTAGTACAACAGATATGTATCATGCCGTTTATGACGCAACAGTTGGTTGTGGAGCATTAGAAGACGCTATAAGATGTAATGATGGAAATACAAGTAATCTTACTGATTTAGTTATAGGTAATACGTATTTAGTGCAAGTTTATACTTGGACAAGTAATCCTGGTCAAACTTCAACGTTTGATATTTGTGTAGGTACACCATGTTTAGCAGAAGCGGGTACATTAACTGCAGATGAAGCATCAGTAGTCCTTGCTGGTACAGCAACAATAAGCGCAACAGCTAATGGTGACATGTTTGTACCAACTGATTACGAAGTAACTTATGTTTTAACTTCAGGAGCTTCTTTATTGATTGAGCAGACATCTGCAACTCCTAGTTTTGTTGTAGATGCAATTGGTGACTATACGATTCATACATTAGTAGCAGAGACTTCTGATGACATGGATTCTAACTATGTAGATTTAAGTGTAATTGAATTAGGAGTGACTACTGGAGCTGATGTTTTAGCTTTATTTTCTTCAGGTGATATATGTGCAGATTTAGATGCTGTTGGAGCATCAATTTCAGTAAATGATGGTTCTGAAATGGATTTTAATAATGTACAATGGGTAACAGATGGTACTACTGGTAGTGATGTCTCTTTAACTGTTGGCGTTACTACTCCAATTACAGTATTTGCTAAAGGTTATGAAGCTGGTGTTACTGATGCTGAAGGGCAAGGTGCTGGTGTAGAATGTTGGATTGCCATTAATGATGAGAATACAGATCCTTCTACATGGGATAATGCTTTATGGCAGGTTGCTACATTTGAAGGTGATGCTGGTACTAGTGATGACCAGTATGAATATACGACTTCAACAACACCAGTAGGTACAAATTACGTCGCAGCGAGATGGCGTTTAAATAACGCAGGATTTACTTATGCTGGATATAATGGTACTTGGGACGGAACGACAAATATAAGTGTAGAACTTGTAGTTGAACCAATAGCTAATGATGATTGTGCAGGAGCACAAGTATTAACTGTTGAAAATGAAATCGCTGATTTAGCGTCTGCTACTCAGGTTGCAGGATCTATAGCGGCAGCTACAGACTCAGGTGTTTCAGCTTGTGCAGGTAATGCAAATGACGATGTTTGGTTTAGCTTTGTTGCAACTTCTACAGATATAAATATTGATGTAACTGATGATTTCGATGGTGTGGTTGAAGTATTTTCAGGAGCTTGTGGTAGTTTAGTAGCAATTGAATGTGATGACTATGACGGACCATCTTATAATCCAAGTATCAGTCGTACTGATTTTGTTGTCGGTGAAACTTACTTTTTAAGAGTTCATAATTATTATGCAGCTGTAAGTACTGCACCTGATTTTACAATTGCATTATGGTCTTCTGAAGAAGTTTTAGGAATCAATGATTTCGAAACAGAAGCAGCGTTCTCTTACTATCCAAACCCAGTTAAAAACACATTATCATTAAATGCTCAAAATACAATAGAGCAGGTGGCAATGTATAATATGCTAGGTCAAGAAGTATTAAGAGTAATACCTAATACAGTTGATAGTGATTTAGATATGTCTCACTTACAAACAGGGACTTACTTTGTTAAGGTAACTATTGCAAATGTGACTAAAACAATAAGAGTGATTAAGCAATAA
- the porD gene encoding type IX secretion system protein PorD, which produces MRNLFFIFAFLLTSVTFSQELNCTVSVIAQQTGNENDVIYKTLGKQLTEFVNTTKWTSKSFNPQERINCSMVINVSQQSNNLFSASIQVSSSRPVFNSTYSSPVYNYNDRTFNFEYLEFQNLVFNENQFESNLISVLSFHVYMILGMDADTFELNGGNAYFEQAQTIASYSQHLSGQGWKLEDGLQSRFALIDNLMSPSFKDMRLAMYNYHLEGLDIMNEDPKKGKSQIISVLDDLQKVHRVRPNSFLMRVFFDAKADEIMDILSGGPSVNITDAIDILNRVAPMHSQKWRNIKF; this is translated from the coding sequence ATGCGTAACCTATTTTTTATATTCGCTTTTTTATTAACGTCTGTCACCTTTTCTCAAGAGTTAAACTGTACAGTAAGTGTTATTGCACAGCAAACCGGAAATGAAAATGATGTTATATATAAAACCTTAGGAAAACAACTCACCGAGTTTGTTAATACTACTAAATGGACAAGTAAGTCTTTTAATCCACAAGAGCGTATTAATTGCAGTATGGTTATTAATGTATCCCAACAAAGTAATAACTTGTTTTCAGCGTCGATTCAAGTGTCTTCTTCAAGACCTGTTTTTAATTCTACGTACAGTTCTCCTGTTTATAATTATAACGACAGGACTTTTAATTTTGAGTATTTAGAATTTCAAAATTTGGTGTTTAATGAAAATCAGTTTGAGTCTAACTTAATTTCGGTGTTATCATTTCATGTATATATGATTTTAGGAATGGACGCAGATACCTTTGAGCTTAATGGAGGTAATGCGTATTTTGAACAAGCACAAACTATTGCAAGTTATTCACAACACCTAAGCGGACAAGGTTGGAAATTAGAAGATGGATTACAATCGCGTTTTGCCTTAATTGATAATTTAATGTCACCTTCATTTAAAGACATGAGATTAGCCATGTATAACTATCATTTAGAAGGTTTAGATATTATGAATGAAGATCCTAAAAAAGGAAAGTCGCAAATAATTTCTGTGCTAGACGATTTGCAAAAGGTACACAGAGTAAGACCAAATTCTTTTTTAATGCGTGTATTTTTTGATGCTAAAGCAGACGAAATAATGGATATTCTTTCTGGTGGTCCAAGCGTTAATATTACTGACGCAATAGATATCTTAAATAGAGTGGCTCCAATGCATTCTCAAAAGTGGAGAAATATTAAATTTTAG
- a CDS encoding DNA-directed RNA polymerase subunit omega, whose amino-acid sequence MDLKKTDAPVSTITYNRNEIDAATGNIYEAISVISRRAEQINTDIRRELIDKLEEFATYNDSLEEIFENKEQIEVSKFYEKLPKPHALAVKEWLDNKIYHRNTEDPQP is encoded by the coding sequence ATGGATTTAAAAAAGACAGATGCACCAGTAAGTACAATTACTTACAACAGAAACGAAATTGATGCTGCAACAGGTAATATCTATGAAGCTATTTCAGTAATTTCAAGACGTGCAGAACAAATTAATACTGACATCAGACGTGAGTTAATAGACAAATTAGAAGAGTTTGCTACTTATAATGATAGTCTTGAAGAAATTTTTGAAAACAAAGAACAAATTGAAGTTTCTAAGTTTTACGAAAAATTACCAAAGCCACACGCTTTAGCGGTTAAAGAATGGTTAGATAATAAGATTTATCACAGAAATACTGAGGATCCTCAGCCATAA
- a CDS encoding DUF6913 domain-containing protein has translation MILKAFKEKSNRKYVNNLLTTRQPAVNNNKVKTIAVLLNTSEFHEFEVFRVYFKELNLTSPKHKIVAFTIDDKLEHNKWNTHFSPKDFGWKGTIKNLDLQAFIEEPFDMLICFYKNDVLQLNMITAASKANFKVGISRNDERLYDLIIDVDLKDINIFKQELKKYLNILNKL, from the coding sequence ATGATTTTAAAAGCATTTAAAGAAAAATCTAATCGAAAATATGTCAATAATTTATTGACAACACGTCAACCTGCCGTTAATAATAATAAAGTAAAGACAATTGCTGTATTACTTAATACTAGCGAATTTCATGAATTTGAAGTATTTAGAGTCTACTTTAAGGAGTTGAACTTAACATCACCAAAGCATAAAATAGTAGCCTTTACAATAGATGATAAATTAGAACATAATAAATGGAACACGCATTTTAGTCCAAAAGATTTTGGATGGAAAGGCACTATAAAAAATCTTGATTTGCAAGCTTTTATAGAAGAACCTTTTGATATGTTGATTTGCTTTTATAAAAATGATGTTTTGCAATTAAATATGATAACGGCTGCGTCTAAAGCTAATTTTAAAGTTGGAATATCTAGAAATGACGAACGTCTTTACGATTTAATAATAGATGTAGATTTAAAGGATATCAACATTTTTAAACAAGAATTGAAAAAATACTTAAATATTTTAAATAAATTATAA
- the coaBC gene encoding bifunctional phosphopantothenoylcysteine decarboxylase/phosphopantothenate--cysteine ligase CoaBC, which yields MSILKDKNILLGITAGIAAYKSASLVRLFIKAGANVKVVMTPASKEFVTPLTLSTLSKNPVYSSFVNEEDDNEIWNNHVDLGLWADLFVIAPATANTMAKMANGVCDNILLAVYLSAKCPIYFAPAMDLDMYMHNSTKTSFEKLTSYGNKLIPAGTGELASGLVGEGRMAEPEEIVAFIVNDILEQLPLRGKRVLITAGPTYEAIDPVRFIGNHSSGKMGFEIAKAAAKLGAEVILVTGPTHQKVSNNFIIVKPVVSAEDMYNEVHKHFNTSDIAILSAAVADYRPKNVATQKIKKKDTTLTIELEKTKDILKSLGDIKRDQFLVGFALETNNELEHAKGKLKSKNLDLIVLNSLQDKGAGFGVSTNKVTFITSSNDIIENELKSKADVAQDLMHLILKQTHA from the coding sequence ATGTCTATTCTAAAGGACAAAAATATTTTATTGGGCATTACTGCTGGTATTGCCGCATACAAATCTGCCAGTTTAGTCAGATTATTCATAAAAGCAGGCGCTAACGTTAAAGTCGTTATGACGCCTGCTTCTAAAGAGTTTGTAACTCCACTCACGCTTTCCACATTATCAAAAAATCCGGTATATTCTTCTTTCGTAAATGAAGAAGATGATAACGAAATATGGAATAACCATGTCGATTTAGGCCTTTGGGCAGATCTCTTTGTGATAGCTCCAGCCACAGCCAATACCATGGCTAAAATGGCAAATGGAGTTTGTGACAATATACTTTTAGCTGTTTATCTTTCTGCGAAATGTCCAATATATTTTGCTCCTGCAATGGATTTGGATATGTATATGCATAATTCTACTAAAACATCCTTTGAAAAGCTTACATCTTACGGAAATAAACTTATACCTGCAGGAACAGGTGAACTTGCTAGTGGATTAGTTGGAGAAGGTCGTATGGCAGAACCAGAAGAAATTGTTGCATTTATTGTAAATGATATTTTAGAGCAACTGCCATTACGAGGAAAACGTGTATTAATTACAGCAGGACCAACTTATGAAGCTATAGACCCTGTACGTTTTATAGGGAATCATTCGAGTGGTAAAATGGGTTTCGAAATAGCTAAGGCAGCTGCAAAATTAGGTGCAGAGGTTATTTTAGTTACAGGTCCAACACATCAAAAAGTTTCAAATAATTTTATCATAGTGAAACCTGTAGTGAGTGCTGAAGATATGTACAATGAAGTACATAAGCATTTTAATACATCAGATATTGCAATACTTTCTGCAGCAGTTGCAGATTATAGACCTAAGAATGTCGCTACTCAGAAAATAAAAAAGAAAGATACAACGTTAACTATTGAGTTAGAAAAAACTAAGGACATTTTAAAATCTCTTGGAGACATTAAAAGGGATCAGTTTCTTGTCGGTTTTGCATTAGAAACCAACAATGAATTAGAACATGCCAAAGGAAAACTGAAGTCTAAGAATTTAGATCTTATTGTGCTCAACTCATTGCAAGATAAAGGTGCTGGTTTTGGTGTGTCAACAAATAAAGTTACATTTATAACGTCTTCTAACGACATTATTGAAAATGAATTAAAATCGAAGGCAGATGTTGCTCAAGATTTAATGCACTTAATATTAAAACAAACTCATGCGTAA
- a CDS encoding tetratricopeptide repeat protein: MNDIEGLFFEADKLLVDNKIIEGRDLLLEILMDYPDYGRAHNHLGWIYHYKLVDFVKAQKHYKLALKYEKNYYSTYTNYAYFLIDIKSYDTMLKFGEDTLKINGVDKGIIYNQMAKAYELKFKLKEAYRYYKTAKMHSTAGNYIEEINASLQRIQGKMNFFQKISIIFK, encoded by the coding sequence ATGAATGATATAGAGGGTTTATTCTTTGAAGCAGATAAGTTACTTGTTGATAATAAAATAATTGAAGGGAGAGATTTACTACTAGAGATATTGATGGATTACCCTGATTACGGAAGGGCTCACAATCACCTTGGCTGGATTTATCATTATAAATTAGTGGATTTTGTAAAAGCTCAGAAACATTATAAGCTCGCTTTGAAATATGAAAAAAATTATTATTCCACATACACAAATTATGCCTATTTCTTAATAGATATAAAGAGCTATGACACTATGCTGAAATTTGGTGAAGATACTCTCAAAATTAATGGCGTTGATAAAGGCATAATTTATAATCAGATGGCAAAAGCATACGAACTTAAATTTAAGCTAAAAGAGGCATATCGTTATTATAAGACGGCTAAAATGCATTCCACTGCAGGAAATTATATTGAGGAAATTAATGCATCATTACAAAGAATTCAAGGGAAAATGAATTTTTTTCAAAAAATATCAATAATATTTAAATAA